ATAGTTCTGGTTTTCCTCTTTTCTCAAGCAGCTTTTGCTCAGGAAGAGGAGAAGAAATCCGAAGCCGGGCTGGTCATCACCTCAGTCCCTTCCGGAGCAACTGTTTTCTTAGAAGGGGAATATAGTCTGAATGCTACCACCCCGGCAACCCTCCCTTTGAATTTAAAAGGGAGATATAAGATCAGGGCTCTCAAAGAAGGGTATGAAGGATGGTCAACCAGCATCTGGTTAGATGGCACCACGCCCAAGCTTATTTCTATCAATCTTGCTCCCAAGACCAGGTTAAAGGGAGCCTTGAGGTCAGCCATCGTTCCCGGATGGGGACAATATTACTACGGGGAAAAGAAAAAATCGTTCCTTTTCAGCTTTGCCACCTTAGGAGCTGCAACTGCCTTTGTGGTAGCAGATAATGACTTCTCCAATAAAAACGATGCTTACGTCTTTGCTAAGAACGATTATGCTGCGGCTACGAATGTAGAGGACAAATACAGGCTCAAGCAGATCCTGGATGAAAAACAGCGCCAGGCTTATGATGCTGAAAACGTCAGAAGGATTACTCTGATCTTAGTCGGAGCGGCCTGGGGATTCAACCTTCTGGACGCCATAGTATTTTACCCTTCTTTAAAAGAAAGCTTGAACATAAGCAGCTCGATTTCATTTGAGCCGGAAAATAGAGGGATAAAGTTAAGCCTGGTCAAGAATTTTTAAAAGGAGAAAAAAATGAGGGGAAAGATATCAGTTATTATTCTGTTTTCCTTTTTAATCTTTAGCGGATGCGAAAGGAAGATAAAAAGCCCGACCAGCCCGGATGAGAACTTCTTTGTACCGCCTACCCCCAAAGAAGTCGTTTTGAAAGTAGGGGACCAGAGTATCGATATTTCCTGGAAAGTGGACGACACCTCAGGAATCGGAGGCTATAGAATCTACCGTGCAGATTCAAGCGGGATTACCCCAACCCAGTATGATTCTTCCACGACCAAGAAATATACTGACAGGTCAATTAAAAACGGCCAGGAATATTACTACCAGATATCTTCTCTGGATAAAAAGGGGTTTGAAGGTTACAAATCCAGGATAGTTTCTGCCAGGTCCAATCTATACGGGATAATCATCAATGATAACCGAAGGGTGACCAATTCACTTAGCGTGACTTTAAAGATGGTCGCTCCTTTGACCAGTACCTATATGCTCATCGGAAACGACTCGCTTTTCTCCAATTCGAGCTGGGAGAGCTTTGTTTCAGGCCGGACCTGGATTCTGAAACCAGGGGATGGCAGTAAAACAGTTTATGTTAAATTCAAGGACCAGGACGGGAACGAGTCTTTCAGTTTTTACCAGGACGAAATAAATCTGGATACCCAGGCACGTATATCCAATTTGACTGAGGATACCCAGGGACAGCCTAAAAGCCCGGGTGAGACCATTCATTTCAGGATGGAAGCTGGAGAAACCAACGGGGAAGCCAGCGTAGATTTAGGGACTATTACGGGAATAAAGCTTTTTGACAATGGAACCAATGGAGATCAGACGGCTGAAGATGGCGTGTATGAACTGGATTATCTAATCCCCTTGAATACGGAGATGGAGTATGCTCTGGTCACAGGACATTTTAAAGATGAAGCTGGTAACCAGGCACCTTCATTTACTGCTCCGGGAAAAGTCACCATTCAGTCCCCGCCTGAAGCAGTGGTTCTTTTTCCTCCATCTGCTGCCACACAGTCAGCTTTAACTCTTTACTGGACTCAGAGCCAGGATAACGATTTTTATTCTTACCGGATATATCGGGGGAAGACCAGCTCGGTCAATAACGATTCTCTTTTAGTGAACACAATCCTTACCCGCTCCACCACCAGTTATACCGATACCGGGCTTTCTTCAAACACTACTTACTATTACAGAGTCTATGTTTATGACCGTTCCGGACTTTTCAGCGCAAGCAACGTGGAAAGCGGAACCACTTTGCAGAATAAACCTCCAGCTGCAGTGACAGTCTCTCTATCCAGCGTCGACAGCACCAGTCTGAGAGTTTCCTGGTCACAAAATCGCGATTTCGATTTCAATTTTTACCAGGTTTTCAGGGTTGATACAGCCGGAGGAAACACAGATACTATCAGCGTGGCAATCGTCAGCCAGCAAGGGACCACCAGCTATACTGATTCTCATCTTAATGTCGGCGCAAGATACTGTTATTATGTCATAGTGTATGATCTTTTGGGACTGGTATCAGACCCTTCAAATCTGGTCTGCTGGCCCTATTGATTTTCATCCTAAAGGTTTGAACCCGGAAAGGTTATGACCCTTTTAGAAAAAGTCAATCTTTTTTTCTCCATCTACTTAGCAGGACTTAAGTCTTTAAAAAAGCCTCTGCTCTGGATACCTTTTCTTTTATACGCTTTAATCCAGCTCCTTTTTCTTTTAGCCCTGGTCTATTTTTATGTTCCCTTACTATCAGTCATTTTTATCCCTTTGATCAAAGGATTCATCGGCGATTTTGCCCTGCATTATCCGGCTTATTTTCTTTTTCTCCCCAAGATCTT
This region of Candidatus Zixiibacteriota bacterium genomic DNA includes:
- a CDS encoding DUF5683 domain-containing protein — encoded protein: MTNLKKDKRIVWSSGPLIGLIIVLVFLFSQAAFAQEEEKKSEAGLVITSVPSGATVFLEGEYSLNATTPATLPLNLKGRYKIRALKEGYEGWSTSIWLDGTTPKLISINLAPKTRLKGALRSAIVPGWGQYYYGEKKKSFLFSFATLGAATAFVVADNDFSNKNDAYVFAKNDYAAATNVEDKYRLKQILDEKQRQAYDAENVRRITLILVGAAWGFNLLDAIVFYPSLKESLNISSSISFEPENRGIKLSLVKNF